Within the Kribbella aluminosa genome, the region GGTCGCACAGCTCTGGCTCGAACCCGGCCCAATGGTTGCAGGTTCGAAGAAGCTCTTGAATGCGAAACGCCTGACGTGCCACGGCCCCGACCGCCCTCGGCGCCGGCACAGCGGAACACCCAGCTCGCTGACCGTCGCGGCAAACTGCAGTACGCAGAGCGGTCTGCGCGCCCTGCGCGGGAGCTCTGTCTAGTTTGGCCGCACCACGAACTCAGGCTCTACTGCTCGATCGTTCTCGAGGTCGGTGGGTTGTCAGGGGATGGCGGCCTCGTAGGTGTGACGGTGAGCGATGCAGACAAGCGCTCGTTGAGGAGTTGGTGATGTGCGTGTTGGTTGCCTGCAGAGGTGGACGGTGACGGGCCGAGCGGGTGGTTGCCGGAGGTCCGATAGCACTCCCGATAGGCGGCGATGTCGCGGATCAGCTGGTGTTGTTGCGCGTTCGGTTCGGGCGTCGAGTGGGTGATCTGCTCGTGCCACTCTGTTGAAGTGGCTTGATGGGCGAGCCAGTCGGCTCGCTGGGAGATTTGGGACTCGAGCTCGTGCAGTGCGGTCTTGTAGGTCGGGTTGGATACGTTCACGGCCGGAGTGGCCAGGCCGGCGATGAGCGGGGGTGAGGTGGTGCCGAGGCGCCGCTGGGTTCGTGTGATGAGGCGCTCGACGCGGGTGTGAAGGACCGCGGCGATGTCCTTGGCGTTGGTCAGGGATGACTGGTTGACGGTCTGGTGGAGGGTGGTGGGGATGTCGAGGCCGAGGTGCTCGGCTTGGCGTAAGGCGGTGATGAGGGGGCCGAAGGCGGGGGAGGATTGGAGGGCGGCTTGGTCGATGGGGTCGAGGCCGCTGTTGGCGATGGCGTGGCGGTAGCGTTCGCGAGCGTCTAGCTGGCAGAGGTGTTCGTGGATGGGAATCAGGCGGTCGAGGCGGGTGGCGTTGTCGAGTTCGGCGCGCATGGTCTCGTGGGCGGAGCGCTCGATTCCGTCTTGTTCGAGGACTGCTTCGAGGACGTCTTGCCTGGTTTGCCGGAACTGGGGTTCGTGCATCTCGGCGGTCGTCGTGTGGGTGGCGACGTAGGCGCGGTTGCTGTGGCGGCCGCGGGTCATGCCGACGTACATGAGGGCGCGGGTGAGCTTGTCCGTGACGAGGAGGTGGGCGGTGTCGACGGTGGCGCCTTGGGCGCGGTGGGCGGTGGTGGCGTAGGCGAGCTGGACTGATTCGCGGACGTACGCTCTCGGTAGGGTCACGGTTTGGAGGTCGTCGTTCTGGACGGTGAGGGAGCCGTCGTCCCAGCGGTGGATGACGGTCCAGCGGTTGCCGTTCTGGACGAATCCTCGGCGGCCGATGCGGAGGCGGCGGTTGTTGAGTCGGGTGACGATGTGGTCGCCGAGGCCGACGTGGGTGCCGTCGTGGAGGGGGATTCCGTCTGGTTCGACTTCGCCGGTGGTGACGCGGTCGAGTCGTGCCCGGGCGTTGAGGCGGGCGACGGTGGCGTTGTCTGCTGCGATCAGGAGACTGGTCTTGCCGGCGTTGGAGTCGCGTCGCCAGGCGAGATAGGCAGAGTCCTCCATGTCTTTAAGTGAGCCGTGTGAGAGTCGATCGTGAGCGGCGTAGAGGTCGATGACCTGTGGGTGTCCTTTGCGGAGCTCCAGGCTGGCTTCACGTTCCCACTGGTTGGAGAAGCGCCAGATGTCGCTGAGTTCGGCCGCGTTGGTGTCGCGCGCGATGAGGCGGAAGGCGCCACCGACATCCGCGGCGCCGAGTTGGGCGTCGTCCCCGACGAGGAGGAGCTTGGCGCCGGCCGTGTCGGCTTCGCGAGCGAGGGTGGCGAGTTCCATCGTGCCGGCCATGGACGCCTCGTCGACGATCACCAGCTGGTTCTTGCGGAAGTGCCATCGGTCGCGATCGGCGTACGCACGGGCCAGCTCCGCGATGATTCGCCGGTGGCGCCGTCGGCGGCCGGTTGTCTCGGCGGCTTGTGCTGCTCGTTCGAGTTCGCTGATCCATCGGTGGCGTTGATCGGCTGCGACGCCGACGGCCTCGTGGATCCACTTGGCGAGGTTGTCTGCGGGGAGAGACAGGGTGTCGGACAGTACGGTTGCCGCGGCCGAGGAGGGTGCGAGGGCGATGACTGATCCGTCGCCGTGCTGCGCTTCCCAGCTGGTTCGGAGAGCGGCGAGAAGGCTGGTTTTGCCGCTGCCGGCCGGTCCGACGAGAGCCTCGACTGTCTGACCGCTCTGCGCGATCCGCTGGAGTGCCTGGATCTTGTCGTCGCTGAGGCTCGAGGTCGTCAGGCGACGGTCGGAGATGGTTGGGGCGTCGAGCTTCGCCGCGAGGTCAAGGAGCAGGCTCTCGGCTCCTAGGATCACCGGAGAGGTGAAGATCTCGCCGTTGTGGATGGTGAAGATGCTCTGTCCGTCTGCGCGACGTTCTGGTGTGGTGAAGGTCGCGGCCGGAGAGATGCTGATCGACTGATGTTCTGCGTCGTGAACAATTGCCTCGAGCACCTGAAGGCGGTCTTGGGTGGTCGAGAGACGGAGGAGGCGGGTCTGGCGGGACGCTTCTGCGAGGAGGTTCCACCGTGTCCAGGTCGCACGCTTCGTTTGCAGCGCGAGAACTGTCGTCGCGCCGTAGGCGTGGATTGTCTCGGCACTCAGGCCGGCCGCGATGAGTGGCCGGTCGGGTGTTGAGTCGAGGACCTTCTCGATGATGGCGGCGGCCTGTTTGTGTGTGACTCGTTCGGCGCGGTCGCGCCAGCTGCGCATGAGGTCTGCGAGCGGTTTCGTCAGGTGTTTCGCCGGCCGGTTCATCAGCGTTGCTTGTTGCCGGAGTACGTACATCTCACGTCGACTGGGCGGCCCGGAGTCGTCGGCGCGGTGTTCCAGGAGCTTGGCGAGGTTCGCCTCGATCTGCTCGGTGCGTGAGGAGAACTCGCGGATCAGTTCTTCCGGGATCCCGTCGATTTCGAAGGTTGGTGATCGGCGTTCTCCACGATCGTGGAGTTGCCAGGTGACGCCGAGCCGGCGGCTGAGGTTGTCGGCCAGGAGCGTGTTGTGTACTTCGGACAAGGCGACGGCCGCGGCGTACAGAACTCTGCCATCGATGGTGCGCCAGCAGCCGTCGTGTCCCTGGACGCGGTTGGCGACGACGACGTGGGTGTGGAGTTGCGGGTCGCCGCTCCTGGTGTCCCAGTGGTCGAACGCGGTTGCGATGATGCCGCGGGTGTCGAGTTGTGCGACGCCGTCGTGGCCGGTTCTGGTGAACACTGCCTGGTCCTGAAGGACCTCGAGTACGTCGTGGATCGCCTCGTGGTGTGCCAGGACGATCTGTTCCTGCACGCCCACGTCGGCGGTGGCCCACATCGCCGAGACTGACTTGACCGGGGAGAACGTCAGGTCGAAGCCGGCAACGGCGTGCTTGGTCTTCTTGCGCGCCGCGGCCTTGCGTATCTGCTCGATCTCGAGCTCGCGCAGTGCTGCGGGGAGAGTTGGGTCGAGAGCACGTATCTGGTCCGCGACGCTCTCGCTCGGTGACTTGTAGGTGCGGTACGGCTCGCCGAGCGTTGCCCCGGTGATCGGGTCTTCTGCTCGCCCGAACAGAGCGGCCATCTGTTCCTCGGTGACCTCCAATCCGGCAGTGAGCTCAGCGTTGCCGAGCCCGCTCAGGCCACGTCCCAACCATCTACCTGCCGGGTAACCGGATGCCGCGTAGTACGCGGTGAGCGACGTGGCCATGCGCCGGTCCACGTCGCCTGCGGCGACGTGTTTGAGCAGATATACGTAGCCGTCGCCGGCAGTCATTCGGTGGATGGTCAGCACTCGATGCTGCGATTCTCCGACGGCTCACCGGGGGCCAGATTGCTTGACCGTGGTGCTGGCGTCTGACGCTGAAGCCGGATGATCGCCTGATCGAGTTTCGCCAGTTCGGCGAAGGCCACCCGAACTCGTTCGGCAACAGCAGCCCGTGGATCGGCATCGATCAGCCCCAGCAGGATCTGCCGGGCGGCCTGAACGTGCGACGCGGCTAGGAGGCCCTCATTCGTGGTCACGGAAGCAGCTGACTTCTGCAAGCGCCAATGGCGCAGTCGGCAACGATCCGAGCAGAACCGTTGGTCGGATCGACGGGCGATGAAGGACACGGCGCAGTGTTCGCACGCTCGATCGCTGATGTGGTCGGAGCTGATCGCGGTGTGGCTCATGAACGCTCAACGCCTGGGCCCGCGTCAGGCTGCTTGAAGGCGTTTCGGCGACAGAATGGCCTGGTCTGCAAGACCTCCCCAGCCGCGGCGCCCAGCGCCGGCCCAACCTTGCCGTCAACGACAACATCGGCCTTCAACTACCTGCTCTCGCCGACGACCGTCACCGAAACCTCCGGCACGGTCGTCCGCACCGCTACGACGACCTACCTGACGGACGGCCGCACCGGCACCACCACAACCACCGTCACCGGCCTGACCGGCTCCACGCCGAACACGAAGAAGACCACTACCTACGACACCAGCACCGGTCAGCCAACCGTCGTGACCGCCAAGAACGCCGACAACACGGTTGCCGGCACCATCACCACCGGCTACGACACCTGGGGACGCCAGACCACCTACCAGCCATCCGGTGACACCGGCACCACCACCGCGTACGACGCTGCCGGTGACGTGGCCAGTGTGACCGACGCGAACGGGTCCACGACCTACACCTACGACGGCACTGACGCCAACGGCAAAACCGAGCACCGCGGCATCGTCACGAAGGTCAACGTCACCACCGCCGGCGCCACCTGGAGCTCCACCGGCGCCTACGACTCCGCCGGCTCCCTCGTCACGCAGAAGCTGCCCGGCGGCGTCACGCAGTACAACGACATCGACAACACCGGCGAACCCATCGGCCTGCGCTACACCGGCCAAGTGACCACCACCAACTCCGATGGCTCGACCACTGTCGATCCCAACGGCGCCTGGCTGTCCTGGTCGCTCGAGAATGACGTCTCCGGCCGGGTCACCCACGAATGGACCCCCGACGGCAACGCCTTCACCACCGCGACCGGCGGCGCCATCCCCTACGACCGGCACTACACTTACGACACGGCCGGCCGCCTCATCCAGGTCAACGACCGCACCGCGGCGGCATCTGGGGTCGACGTGACGGATCCGACCCAGGCGCCGGCCTGCGTCACCCGCACCT harbors:
- the mobF gene encoding MobF family relaxase, with the protein product MTAGDGYVYLLKHVAAGDVDRRMATSLTAYYAASGYPAGRWLGRGLSGLGNAELTAGLEVTEEQMAALFGRAEDPITGATLGEPYRTYKSPSESVADQIRALDPTLPAALRELEIEQIRKAAARKKTKHAVAGFDLTFSPVKSVSAMWATADVGVQEQIVLAHHEAIHDVLEVLQDQAVFTRTGHDGVAQLDTRGIIATAFDHWDTRSGDPQLHTHVVVANRVQGHDGCWRTIDGRVLYAAAVALSEVHNTLLADNLSRRLGVTWQLHDRGERRSPTFEIDGIPEELIREFSSRTEQIEANLAKLLEHRADDSGPPSRREMYVLRQQATLMNRPAKHLTKPLADLMRSWRDRAERVTHKQAAAIIEKVLDSTPDRPLIAAGLSAETIHAYGATTVLALQTKRATWTRWNLLAEASRQTRLLRLSTTQDRLQVLEAIVHDAEHQSISISPAATFTTPERRADGQSIFTIHNGEIFTSPVILGAESLLLDLAAKLDAPTISDRRLTTSSLSDDKIQALQRIAQSGQTVEALVGPAGSGKTSLLAALRTSWEAQHGDGSVIALAPSSAAATVLSDTLSLPADNLAKWIHEAVGVAADQRHRWISELERAAQAAETTGRRRRHRRIIAELARAYADRDRWHFRKNQLVIVDEASMAGTMELATLAREADTAGAKLLLVGDDAQLGAADVGGAFRLIARDTNAAELSDIWRFSNQWEREASLELRKGHPQVIDLYAAHDRLSHGSLKDMEDSAYLAWRRDSNAGKTSLLIAADNATVARLNARARLDRVTTGEVEPDGIPLHDGTHVGLGDHIVTRLNNRRLRIGRRGFVQNGNRWTVIHRWDDGSLTVQNDDLQTVTLPRAYVRESVQLAYATTAHRAQGATVDTAHLLVTDKLTRALMYVGMTRGRHSNRAYVATHTTTAEMHEPQFRQTRQDVLEAVLEQDGIERSAHETMRAELDNATRLDRLIPIHEHLCQLDARERYRHAIANSGLDPIDQAALQSSPAFGPLITALRQAEHLGLDIPTTLHQTVNQSSLTNAKDIAAVLHTRVERLITRTQRRLGTTSPPLIAGLATPAVNVSNPTYKTALHELESQISQRADWLAHQATSTEWHEQITHSTPEPNAQQHQLIRDIAAYRECYRTSGNHPLGPSPSTSAGNQHAHHQLLNERLSASLTVTPTRPPSPDNPPTSRTIEQ